The following is a genomic window from Bordetella petrii.
ACCATCCACGTCCCTCCTGATCTGCGCTCCGGCAGTACCCGCAAGTGGTGGGAAGTGCCGCCCGAATCGGTCTATGCGTTCACGTTCTACGTGTTTCAGACCCTCAACCGCTGGCCGACGAATGGTGAAGAGGACTACGCACGCAATCTCCACACGCTCTCGCCGTACCTCACGCCGTCGTGCCAGGCCTACCTGCGGGCGGACTACGACTACCGCCGCTCCACGGGCGAGCTGCGCCAGCGCGTGCGCGGCATCTACGAAATCCCCGGTCGCGGCTATGGCGACGACCCCACGGCGCGCGTGCGCGTGGTGTCCGACCGCGACTGGGTGGTGACGCTGGACATCACCGCCGACGAGTACTACGGCGCCGAGCAGGTCAAGCGGGCCCTCGTGCGCTACCCCGTGAAGGTCACGCGGGTGGACGTCGATCCGACGCGCAACCCGTTCGGCCTGGCGCTCGACTGCTACGACGGCACGCCCCAGCGCATCAGTACGCCGGAGCCAACGCGCCCGGCGCCAAGCGGCCTGTCTCCACAAGCGCCCCAAGGAGGAAGCACCCCATGAAGCACCCTGTATTCAAGCTGCCGGGGCTGTTGGCCGTGGCCGCCGCAGTGGTCATGTCCTCCGCTGCCCAGGCGGTGGAAATCCTGCGCTGGGAACGCATGCCGCTGGCGGTGCCCTTGAAGGTCGGCCAGGAGCGCGTCGTGTTCATCGACAAGAACGTCCGCGTCGGCGTGCCCGCTGGCGTCAGCGAACGCCTACGGGTGCAGAGCGCGGGCGGCGCGGTGTACCTGCGCGCCAGCGAGCCGATCGAGCCCACACGGCTGCAACTGCAGGACGCCGACACGGGCGCGCTGATCCTGCTGGACATTGCGGCCGAGCCGCCCAAGGACGGGGAAGCCGAGCTGGAGCCGGTGCGCATCGTCGAGGGCAACAGCACCCCGGCACGCTATGGCGATCAGCCCGGCGATGCCGACGATGCCCCGGCACGCGCCCAGGACCCGACAGGCACGCGGGCAACGCGCCGCGAAACCCCGGTTCCGGTCGTGCTGACGCGCTATGCCGCGCAAAACCTCTACGCACCGCTGCGCACTGTGGAGCCGCTACCGGGCGTCATGCGGGTGAACCTGCGCCGCGACTTCGACCTCGGCACGCTGATGCCGACGCTGCCGGTGCGCGCGGTCGCGCTCGCGTCGTGGCGTCTGGAAGACCAGTGGGTCACGGCCGTGCGCCTGACCAATAGCAGCGGCGGCTGGATCACTCTCGACCCCCGCGTGCTGCAAGGCGACTTCCTCACCGCCACCTTCCAGCACGAAGCACTCGGCCCGCGCGGAACGCCCGAGGACACGACCGTGCTGTACCTGGTGACGCGCGGGCACGGCCTTGCCCAGTCGCTGCTGCCGGCGATCAACCGCTTCGACCCAGCCGCGCATTTGCCGCAACCCGAAGCCGAGGCCACCACCGCCAGCAAGGAGTCCCGCCATGCGCAGTAACGGACTCCTGAAGTGGTTGATGATCCCCGTGGCCCTGCTGGTGCTGTTCGTCGCCATCCGGATGTTTTCGGGTGGAAGCTCGTCTGCGCCTCCCGCCGCGGATGCCGGCGCCAAGCTCACGCCGGAGGAAATGAAGGCGCTGGGCATCGAGGGCGATACCCCCCGCGATACCGTAGCGACGCTCGTGGCGCAGGTGAAGCAGTTGCGCACCGAGCTTCAGACGGTCCTGTCCGACAACAAGTCCCAGCGCGAGGAGAACCAGCGCCTGCGCCAACGCGAGAACTCGATCGACCAGCGCATCAATTCGGCCCTCGAATCCGAGCGCTCCAACCTGCGCCGCGACCAGCAGCAGGCGGCCAGCGAGCGCCAGCAGACCGAGGGGCTGCTCGCCGACCTACAGCGGCGCTTGGAAAGCATCGGCGGGCGTGGCGGCGGCCACGCCGATCTACCCGTGGGCCTGGGACTGCGTGACGGCGACGAGGCAGGCATGGAAGGCGGCGTGCGCTGGGTCGAGCCGAACGACGCTAAGCCCGCTGATGGGCGTAACGGCAGTCGTGCCACGGGTGGCGGCACGAGCTTTCCGACGAGCTTCGGCCCTGCGCAGAGCACGCTGGAAACCACGGCGAAAACCGTGGCGAACGCGGGCGCCCGCGCCGCAGGCGTCAAGAGCGCCAAGCCGGTCTATACGGTGCCTACCAACTCGACGCTGATGGGGTCGGTGGCTATGACGGCGCTGATCGGCCGCGTGCCGATTGACGGCACGGTCAACGATCCGTATCCGTTCAAAGTCCTGGTCGGCCCCGACAACCTCACGGCAAACGGCATCGACATTCCCGATGTGGCCGGCGCCGTGTTTTCCGGCACTGCCTCGGGCGACTGGACGCTCTCTTGTGTGCGCGGCCAGGTGCGCAGCATCACCTTTGTGTTCCATGACGGAACCATTCGGACGATTCCC
Proteins encoded in this region:
- a CDS encoding PFL_4703 family integrating conjugative element protein; translated protein: MSRFKNEITHLQAHIKTLRLGAGALVIVALVMGGGWWSAPRDLTIHVPPDLRSGSTRKWWEVPPESVYAFTFYVFQTLNRWPTNGEEDYARNLHTLSPYLTPSCQAYLRADYDYRRSTGELRQRVRGIYEIPGRGYGDDPTARVRVVSDRDWVVTLDITADEYYGAEQVKRALVRYPVKVTRVDVDPTRNPFGLALDCYDGTPQRISTPEPTRPAPSGLSPQAPQGGSTP
- a CDS encoding TIGR03749 family integrating conjugative element protein, encoding MKHPVFKLPGLLAVAAAVVMSSAAQAVEILRWERMPLAVPLKVGQERVVFIDKNVRVGVPAGVSERLRVQSAGGAVYLRASEPIEPTRLQLQDADTGALILLDIAAEPPKDGEAELEPVRIVEGNSTPARYGDQPGDADDAPARAQDPTGTRATRRETPVPVVLTRYAAQNLYAPLRTVEPLPGVMRVNLRRDFDLGTLMPTLPVRAVALASWRLEDQWVTAVRLTNSSGGWITLDPRVLQGDFLTATFQHEALGPRGTPEDTTVLYLVTRGHGLAQSLLPAINRFDPAAHLPQPEAEATTASKESRHAQ
- a CDS encoding TIGR03752 family integrating conjugative element protein is translated as MRSNGLLKWLMIPVALLVLFVAIRMFSGGSSSAPPAADAGAKLTPEEMKALGIEGDTPRDTVATLVAQVKQLRTELQTVLSDNKSQREENQRLRQRENSIDQRINSALESERSNLRRDQQQAASERQQTEGLLADLQRRLESIGGRGGGHADLPVGLGLRDGDEAGMEGGVRWVEPNDAKPADGRNGSRATGGGTSFPTSFGPAQSTLETTAKTVANAGARAAGVKSAKPVYTVPTNSTLMGSVAMTALIGRVPIDGTVNDPYPFKVLVGPDNLTANGIDIPDVAGAVFSGTASGDWTLSCVRGQVRSITFVFHDGTIRTIPEDRDGNQQNNQQRDGLGWISDPYGIPCVSGERRSNAQQYLGSQALITAAGAGVASLIDSDSGQMSYVGADGSIGSVGISSNEAVGRILAGGVRDMADWVNKLYGQAFAAVYVQPGAKVAVHLEKPLAIDFDPEGRKVDHRAGESHALELE